In Bradyrhizobium sp. 195, the sequence CCTTGGCGTCGTAGCCCGTCCCGCCCGACGACATGAAGGAATTCACCACGCCGGTCGCCAGCGCCTGCGGCAGCTCCGCGGCCTGGATCGTGACCGACTGCGCGCCGACCAGCTCGCCAATGCGCGCGGTCCCGACATTGTAGGCGCGCCACTTCAAGCCCTTCATGTCTTCGATCGAGGCGAGCGGCTTGTTGACGTAGACGCCCTGCGGGGCCCACGGCACGACGAACAGCAGCTTGAGACCCTGCGCGTCGAGCTTCTTGGCGATCGCCGGCTTGGAGGCCTGATACAGCTTCATCGCATCCGGGAAGCTGGTCGCGAGGAACGGCACGACGTCGATGCCGAACAGCGGATCCTCATTCTCGTGGATCGAGAGCAGCACCTCGCCCATCTGCGCCTGCCCGGTCATCACCGCGCGCTTGATGTCCGGCGCCTTGAACAGCGAGGCGCCCGGATGAACCGTGATCAGGAGCTTTCCGGACGTGGCGGCTTCGACGTCCTTGGCGAAGGCGACGAGGTTTTCGGAGTGCGGATTATCCGCTGGATAGGCTGCCGGCAGATTCCATTTGGTCTGGGCCAAAGCGGGTGTCGCAGCCGCCACGACGCCGGCGATCAAGGATGCGCAGAATAAACGAGACATCATCGGACTTCTCCTCACTGTATTCTGAAAACCAGGTGCGATCAGTCTGGGAAAGCGAGCTTGGGCAGAAACATCACGATTTGCGGATACTCAGTGATGATAAACACGGCGGCCAGCAGCAGGACGAAGAACGGGAACGCCGCTCGCGCCACGGTGAAAGTATCGCGCCCGCTCATGTTCTGCAGCACGAACAGATTGAAGCCGACCGGCGGCGTGATCTGCGCCATCTCGACATGGATGATGAGGTAGACGCCGAACCAAACCAGGTCGAGACCGGCCTGCTTGACCATCGGCAGCACGATGACGGCAGTCAGGACGATCATCGAGATGCCGTCGATCAGACAACCGAGAATGATGTACATGATGCTGAGATACAGCGCGAGCATGCCCGGCGTGAGCTGCTGCCCCTGGACCCAGGTCGCGAGCGCGGCCGGAATGCCGGTATAGGCCATTGCGGCCGTAGTGTAGGCCGCGCCCGCCAGGATCAGCATGATCATGCAGGTCAGGCGCGTCGCGCTCATGATGCTCTCGAGGAAGTTCTTGCGCGTCAGCGTGCCGCTCCACCACGCCAGCAGGAGCGCGCCTGAGACGCCCCATGCTGCGCATTCAGTGGCGGTCGCGAAACCCAGCACGAGCGAGAGGAAGACTGCCAGGATCAGCAGCAGACAGGGCGCAAGCTTGGCCGACTCGCGGAGCTTCTGCCGGAATGGCATCGGGGGATCGCGCGGCGGAATCTTCGTCGGATTGAGCAGCGACCAGATGATGATGTAGCCGGAATAGAGCACGATCACGAGCAGTCCCGGCAGGAAGCCGCCGAGAAACACTTGAAGCACGGAGACGTTCGCCGTAACCGCGTAAACCACCATCGGGATCGAGGGCGGAATCAACAGGCCGAGCGTGCCGGAGCCCGCGAGTGATCCGAGGCTCAGGCCCTTGTCGTAGCCGCGCTTGTCGAGCTCCGGCAGTGCGATCTTGCCGATCGTTGCACAGGTCGCCGCCGACGAGCCCGACACCGCCGCAAAGATTCCGCAGCCGATGACGTTGACATGCGTGAGCCGTCCCGGCAGCCACTGCACCCAGGGTGACAGTCCCCGGAACATCTCCTCCGACAATTTGGTGCGGAACAGAATCTCTCCCATCCAGATGAACAGCGGCAGCGCCGCCAGCGTCCAGGACGAGCTCGCGCTCCAGGTGGTGGTGGCGAGCACAGCGCCAAGCGGCAGGCTTGTGGTCAGCGCCATCGCCACGAACCCGACGAGCCCGAGCGAAACCGCGATCCAGACGCCGCTTCCCAGCAGCAGGATCATGACGACGAGCAGGACGAATGACAGCTCGATCATGCCGAGATTGGCCATGGTCAACCCCCGCCGCCCTGCGAGATGCGCTCGATGAACTCGTCCGGCGTCTCATCCGGCGAGCCCTTCTCGTAGCTCGGCCGGTTGCCACTGATGACGCTAATCATTTCGTCGACGAGCGCGATCGACAGGATCGCAAGTCCGCCGGCGAAACCGAGCTGCGGAATCCAGAGCGGAAGCGCGACGACGCCCTGCGCCACATCGTTGAAGCGCCAGGAATCGTAGGTCATCTGCACGGCATACCAAGTGAAATACAGGATGAAGGCGGTGGCGATACCGAGTGCCACGATCTCCGCGATCTGCTTGGTTCGCCCGTGCAGCTGTTCCAGCAGCAGGCCGACACGGATCATCTCTCCGCGCTTGAAGGTATGCGCAAGGCCGAGGAACGCCATCGCGGCCATGCACCAGGACGCGAAATCATCGCCGGCGGGAATGTTGATCGCAAATTGGCGCCCGACCGACATGGCCATCATGATTGCAAAGATCGCAACCAGGAAGACGCCAGCGGCGTAGCCTGCTCCGAGATAGAGGAGATCCAGAGCGCGGCGCACCAGTCCCCCTGCCGTTACGTCGTTCCCTGTCACGCGATCCCCATCCTCAACACGAGGCGCTCCGGCGGTCACAAATCGCTCGCCGCCTGTCCTGCATCAATATCGCCCTTGCCCAACGCCTGTCTTTCAGACGTTAGATCAACATGATGCAGCCGATGCAGGCAAGGAGTATGCCTGCGGGCAGCGGAATTTCCACCGCACGTTCAGTGCGTCTCCAGCCGCAGCCCGTCAAAAGCGGGCACGACGCCGGCGGGCAGCGATTGCCGGATCACCTCGTAATCCACGTCGGCCGTCATATTGGTGATGACCGCGCGCTTCGGCTTGAACCGTTCGATCCAGGACAGCGCGTCGTTGATGCTGAAATGACTGACGTGGCTGTTGTAGCGCAAGCCGTCGACGATCCAGAGGTCCAGATTTTCCAGGGCCCCCCAGCTCTCGCGCGGGATGTCGTTGAGGTCGGGTGTGTAGGCTGCATCCCCGATGCGATAGCCGAGTGCGGGAATGTTGCCATGCTGGACCAGAAAGGCCGTCAGCGTCACAGCGCCGCCCTTCCCCAGAATGGTCTGGCTTCCGCCCGCTTCGATCGAATGCCGCGTCAGGATCGGCGGATAGTCGCTGCCCTCCGGCGAGATGAAGCAATAGGAGAACCGCGACAGGATGTCCTTGGCGGTCGACTGGTTGAAGTAGGTCGGGATACGACGGCGCATGTGCATCACCACCGAACGCAGATCGTCCATGCCGTGGGTCTGATCGGCGTGCTCATGCGTCAAGAACACCGCGTCGATGTGATCGACATTGGTTGAGAGCAATTGCTCGCGCAGGTCCGGCGAGGTGTCGATCACGATACGCGTGGTGCCGTGCTCGGAGGTCCGCTCGACCAGCAGCGAGCAACGGCGACGGCGGTTCTTGGGATTGTTGGGATCGCAGGCGCCCCAGCCGAGCGCCGGGCGCGGCACGCCGGCGGAGGAGCCGCAGCCCAGGATCGTCAGCGTCAGCGTCATGCGGCTCCCAGTTTCAAGCTTTCACCTTCGAGAACAGACGGAAGAAGTTTTCGCTGGTCTGGCGCGAAATCTCGTCAAACGAAACGCCGCGAGTCTCGGCCAGCACCTTTGCGACCTCGACCACATAAGCCGGTTCGTTCCGTTTACCCCGGAACTTGCCCGGCGCAAGATAGGGCGAGTCCGTTTCGACCAGGATCCGATCGGACGGCAGCTCGGCCGCGAGCGCGCGCAAGGTCTCCGACTTCTTGAAGGTCAGGATTCCCGTGAAACCGATATAGAGCCCGAGCGACACCGCCTTCAGCGCCAGCTCACGTCCGCCCGTGTAACAATGCAGCACGGCGCGAAACGGTCCCTTGGCCGCCTCGTCTTCCAGGATGCGGGCGCAGTCCTCGTCGGCTTCGCGGGTGTGGATCACCAGCGGCAGGCCGGTGGTGCGGGCGGCGGCGATGTGGGCGCGAAACCCCCTCGCCTGCGCCTCCGGCGCGCCATTGTCGTAGAAATAGTCGAGCCCGGCCTCGCCGAGCGCGACGACCTTGGGATGCCCCGTCAACGCCACCAATTCGTCCGGTGCGATTCCGTCTTCTTCATCCGCGTTGTGTGGATGGGTGCCGACCGAGCAATAGACGTCGTCATAGCGTTCGGCGATGGCGAGAAGCTGATTCAGCTTTCGCACCCGCGTGGAGATCGTCACCATCCGGCCGATGCCGGCCGCACGGGCCCGCGACACGATCCCGTCGAGATCTTCCGCAAAGTCCGGAAAGTCCAGATGGCAGTGGCTGTCGACCAGCATCGGGCGAACGCCTTCAGGCCGCCGGCTCGACGTAGCGCGGGAACGCCGGGGTCGGCGCCGGCAGCGTCGAACCGGGCGCGATCCGCCTGGCGCCGCCGAGCATCGCGAAGCTGCGCTCGGATTCGGGGATACCAAGGCTGTCGAGCAGCAAGCCCGAGGCGGCCGGCATCGCGGGCTGAGCCAGGATCGCGATCTGGCGCACGACTTCGGCGGTGACGTAGAGCACCGTCTTCTGCCTGGCCGGATCGGTCTTGGCGAGCGCCCACGGCGCCTCGCCGGCGAAATAGCGGTTGGCCTCCGCGACCACGGCCCAGACGGCGTTGAGCCAGTGATGGATCTGCTGCGTCGCCATGGCTTCGCGTGACGCCGTGATCATGCCGTCGGCCATCGCCAGGATTGTCTTGTCGTTGTCGCTGAACTCGCCGGGCTCGGGCAATACGCCGCCGAGCTGTTTGGCGATCATCGACAGTGAACGCTGCGCCAGGTTGCCGAGATCGTTGGCGAGGTCGGCGTTGATGCGCGCGACGATGGCTTCGTGGTTGTAGTTGCCGTCCTGTCCGAACGGCACCTCGCGCAGAAAGAAATAGCGCATCTGGTCGACACCATATTGGTCGGCGAGGTTGAAGGGATCGACGACATTGCCGACCGACTTCGACATCTTCTCACCCCTGTTGAACAGGAAGCCATGGGCATAGACCCGCTTCGGCAGCGGGATCCCGGCCGACAGCAGGAACGCCGGCCAATACACCGCATGGAAACGGATGATGTCCTTGCCGATGATGTGGACGTCGGCCGGCCAATAACGCCAGTTTCCGTCGCCTTCGTCGGGAAAGCCGACGCCGGTGATGTAGTTGGTCAGCGCGTCGACCCAGACATACATCACGTGCTCTTCGTCGCCGGGCACCTTGACGCCCCAGTCGAACGTCGTGCGCGAGATCGAGAGATCGCGCAGGCCTCCCCTGACGAAGCTCACCACCTCGTTCTTGCGGGAGTCGGGCCCGATGAAATCGGGATGATCCGCGTAGAGCTTCAGCAGCTTGTCCTGGTACGCCGACAGGCGGAAGAAATAGCTCTTCTCCTCGACCCATTCGACCGGCGTGCCCTGCGGCCCGAGCCGTACGCCGTCATCGTTCAGGCGCGTCTCGTCCTCGGCGTAATAGGCTTCATCGCGCACCGAGTACCAGCCGGCATAGGTGTCGGCATAGATGTCCCCGTTCGCCTCCATGCGTC encodes:
- a CDS encoding TRAP transporter substrate-binding protein → MMSRLFCASLIAGVVAAATPALAQTKWNLPAAYPADNPHSENLVAFAKDVEAATSGKLLITVHPGASLFKAPDIKRAVMTGQAQMGEVLLSIHENEDPLFGIDVVPFLATSFPDAMKLYQASKPAIAKKLDAQGLKLLFVVPWAPQGVYVNKPLASIEDMKGLKWRAYNVGTARIGELVGAQSVTIQAAELPQALATGVVNSFMSSGGTGYDAKAWESLKYFYDVQAWIPKDYTFVNKAAFDALDKPTQEAILKAAATAETRGWKAWQDKSTWYIDQLKAKGMAVEPPSPALKAGFQKIGEQLTADWLKKAGADGQAVVDAYKKM
- a CDS encoding TRAP transporter large permease, whose protein sequence is MANLGMIELSFVLLVVMILLLGSGVWIAVSLGLVGFVAMALTTSLPLGAVLATTTWSASSSWTLAALPLFIWMGEILFRTKLSEEMFRGLSPWVQWLPGRLTHVNVIGCGIFAAVSGSSAATCATIGKIALPELDKRGYDKGLSLGSLAGSGTLGLLIPPSIPMVVYAVTANVSVLQVFLGGFLPGLLVIVLYSGYIIIWSLLNPTKIPPRDPPMPFRQKLRESAKLAPCLLLILAVFLSLVLGFATATECAAWGVSGALLLAWWSGTLTRKNFLESIMSATRLTCMIMLILAGAAYTTAAMAYTGIPAALATWVQGQQLTPGMLALYLSIMYIILGCLIDGISMIVLTAVIVLPMVKQAGLDLVWFGVYLIIHVEMAQITPPVGFNLFVLQNMSGRDTFTVARAAFPFFVLLLAAVFIITEYPQIVMFLPKLAFPD
- a CDS encoding TRAP transporter small permease, which gives rise to MTGNDVTAGGLVRRALDLLYLGAGYAAGVFLVAIFAIMMAMSVGRQFAINIPAGDDFASWCMAAMAFLGLAHTFKRGEMIRVGLLLEQLHGRTKQIAEIVALGIATAFILYFTWYAVQMTYDSWRFNDVAQGVVALPLWIPQLGFAGGLAILSIALVDEMISVISGNRPSYEKGSPDETPDEFIERISQGGGG
- a CDS encoding MBL fold metallo-hydrolase, translating into MTLTLTILGCGSSAGVPRPALGWGACDPNNPKNRRRRCSLLVERTSEHGTTRIVIDTSPDLREQLLSTNVDHIDAVFLTHEHADQTHGMDDLRSVVMHMRRRIPTYFNQSTAKDILSRFSYCFISPEGSDYPPILTRHSIEAGGSQTILGKGGAVTLTAFLVQHGNIPALGYRIGDAAYTPDLNDIPRESWGALENLDLWIVDGLRYNSHVSHFSINDALSWIERFKPKRAVITNMTADVDYEVIRQSLPAGVVPAFDGLRLETH
- a CDS encoding TatD family hydrolase — protein: MLVDSHCHLDFPDFAEDLDGIVSRARAAGIGRMVTISTRVRKLNQLLAIAERYDDVYCSVGTHPHNADEEDGIAPDELVALTGHPKVVALGEAGLDYFYDNGAPEAQARGFRAHIAAARTTGLPLVIHTREADEDCARILEDEAAKGPFRAVLHCYTGGRELALKAVSLGLYIGFTGILTFKKSETLRALAAELPSDRILVETDSPYLAPGKFRGKRNEPAYVVEVAKVLAETRGVSFDEISRQTSENFFRLFSKVKA
- the metG gene encoding methionine--tRNA ligase, which translates into the protein MATRAKKTVKAKGSKKAAKKATKKAVKARASKAVKKTKKVAAKKGVKKSVAKTAKKAGKKVAKKQAVAKKTVKKAAKKPAKAPAKKVAKKAKVSAPAVAAAPAPVAVPPKAVKPKVSKSEISKSEISKPKISEPKISKPKAPPAPKPVAAPQAAAPIAAPARDNVFYITTAIAYPNGSPHIGHAYEAIATDVLARFARLDGKDVFFLTGTDEHGQKMVQTAAGENMSVSSLATRNAGRFKEMDERLNVSFDRFIRTTEEQHHRSSQEIWRRMEANGDIYADTYAGWYSVRDEAYYAEDETRLNDDGVRLGPQGTPVEWVEEKSYFFRLSAYQDKLLKLYADHPDFIGPDSRKNEVVSFVRGGLRDLSISRTTFDWGVKVPGDEEHVMYVWVDALTNYITGVGFPDEGDGNWRYWPADVHIIGKDIIRFHAVYWPAFLLSAGIPLPKRVYAHGFLFNRGEKMSKSVGNVVDPFNLADQYGVDQMRYFFLREVPFGQDGNYNHEAIVARINADLANDLGNLAQRSLSMIAKQLGGVLPEPGEFSDNDKTILAMADGMITASREAMATQQIHHWLNAVWAVVAEANRYFAGEAPWALAKTDPARQKTVLYVTAEVVRQIAILAQPAMPAASGLLLDSLGIPESERSFAMLGGARRIAPGSTLPAPTPAFPRYVEPAA